The Branchiostoma lanceolatum isolate klBraLanc5 chromosome 12, klBraLanc5.hap2, whole genome shotgun sequence DNA segment TTCgacgaatttaaaaaaaaattatattcttaGATTTAATTTGACAATAGATGCTACAGCAAACATTAACCAACAGATATGTTTGTCGTGTTTCTAGCTGTTCCTCGACTACACTTTGCTGGGAGAATCCTTGCCGACATACCGACCGTCAACAATGAAGTTCACAACTTCAACATCGACAAGTTCGTATTTGACAAAGATCCCGGCTTCAACAAGATGGGTACCGGGGACTTCCGATTGGTCAACTGCAGCGTGACGCAAGTCTGTCTTACTGACGGGTCCTGTATTAATGATGACCCCATCGTTGGACAGCCAATCATCAGTAAGTTATAATTTGATccaattgcaacaggtacaattgCAGTAGGTCCTGGACTCCTGGTTATTGTTTcttatatgaagatgagcggcaatcgCTGTTttttaagacaatagaattggacaggaaatgtacaaaaatgtcaaagctggacacttttatatacctgatgtcatgtaagaacgaacatataatggaaaaagtatgtagtcatgtttccaaatgtttcaaaaggaaagaagaaactactgggtgatcaacattagtttagcaatatagtccacagtttgtctgtttttcagttttcaatgttagaatgtagcatcttatcaattcatgttttacattatgcttcttatagaccacgtgtggtcatctgtgcatttagcccttctgggcaggaatatgcaataaagactattattatatgTTATTGGCAAGGCGTCATCGTAGACACCTCGGGTTATCAATCCTGATTATTCGTCTTTGATATAATTTGGGAAAGCTAGTTTGCATTTGAGTTTCTTTAACAATACTCTTCAACCTTCTTACCAAGGGTCTGAAGGCAAAATTGTCGACCAAGACCCGGAAAACCAGTTTCAACCTGTCATCTGGGGGCTTGCCATCGGCGTGAGTGGGTTTTTCAAGGGAGACCTGGAGCCTCGGCCGGTTCAACACTTCCATGACGCCTGCGGGGGAAACCTGTGCGAAACCGATGAATATCAGGGAGATGCCGACTCGGGAGTGTACGTCTCCACCCTTGAGAATGTTGTGTGGGAGGAGGAGGACGAATCTACATTCATGAGCCAGGTTAGGTCACTCCGCTGCAAGAGAAATTTCAACTTCCATGTCAAGATGACAGTCTACAATGTGAGGCTTGAGCCAGAAAATGACGACTTCCCCTATGGTCGTGTGATTGGTACGATTTTCGCCACCGTGTCAGAAAGTCCGCTCCCGTTCGGCCCATACAAAAGAATGCTGTGGGGAGACGGACGACCACCTCTCCATCATGTACCATTCTACGTGGACAAATGCAGGAAAACGATTGTAATAGACTTTGCGAATAGCATAAGATCCGACATCCACGGGAAGATAGTGAAACCAACAGGAGGAAAAATGTACCTACATCAGTTCAACGGAACGTACACTCGCTGTAGCGGCTGGCAGAGAGACAGAAAATTTACCAAAAGGATCAAATTTGGTGGCGAAGAATGGCGCAGGAAAACCTCAGGACTGATAGAATTCACCTTAGATGATGATGAACTCAAGACAGTAGACGATCTTCCGTTCGCAGTGGTGATGAGTAACGGCGATATCAGGAACCAAGATTTGTGTATCACATTGCTAGCGGAAAGAGAAGACGGGTTATTCGTAAGCCCTGTCGACACCTTCGCTTTCCGGAAGGAGCCTCATAGCTCCTGGGTTATGAAGCTCGGGACGTTCAGATTTGGGACGCCTGCCGCAGGGGTTGTCCTCAAGCCCAGACAGTACTATCCAAAGGATGATCCAACAACGGTAACAGTTCAGGAGTGCACAGCTGATGCGAACGGTATCTGTGCCCTGGAGTTTATGTCCTACGATCCCGGAAAGCCCCGAAAACACAATCAGCTTGATGGACAGGTGTACTTCTTCAGCTTACGCGCGCAGAAGTCAAGCGAGATAGAAGCGGCGGAAGTGAAAGATTTAACCGTTTTTGTCAAGGCCTACTCGACGCACTCTTACATTCCCGGCAGTGTGACGTGGTACAATGACGTCTACCCGATTTGCCAACAGTACGCGAATCTGTATCCCATCATGAAGCCTATCATTAACCTGGCCAGCTACGACGACTTCACATGCAACCTTCGCTTGCTGGAATACGCACTGACTCTCCCCGAATCACACCCGAACCACATGCCAGTGAGTCGGGACCTGTCCCAGGCCAAACGAGAAATGATACTGTCCTGGTTAAGGGACACGGGCGGTGGCACGCGTCTTCCGCCTCTAGGAACCGCACCTCATGGCGTTAAGGACCTGAAAAAGGCACTACAAACAGCCTTGGAACTGGAACTGGCAACTATCCCTCCCTACCTTACCGCCATGTTCTCCATCAAGGACGGACATAACGGTGAAGTATTGGAGGTCATCCAAAACGTTGTCTTGGACGAGATGAAGCATTTGACACTGGTGGCAAACCTACTGAACGCTATTGGCGGTGAACCAGTGTTGAACAAGTCTTCCGTGGTACTGTCGTACCCGTCACCTCTGCCAGGCGGCGCTAACCCGGGACTGACTGTCGAGCTTGCGAGGTGCTCCAAAAACCAAATCCGTTCCGTCTTTCAGGCGATAGAAAGACCTGACTGCGAAAAGGACTTTTCCAATATACATCGCAGTCTCCATAAAATCTCACAGAGGAATGTACATTCTGATGACCTCGCACAAAATCCCGAAGCTAACGAAATACTGGACAGTTGTAAGAAATTAACGAATAGGCCGCAAACCATTGGGGCAATGTACATCCACGAGATTCTCTGCCCGTTGTCGGTACTTACAATAAAGACTCTCGGTGGAATATTTAAAAAAGGTGACCCTAAGAAGCAAATGTCACGAGAACACTGGCTTTCTGACGGCGGAAATACTCCATTCAAAGTCAATGACTTTAGATCGGCAATGAAAGCAATAGCAACCATCGTACAGGAGGGGGAAGGGAGCGACCCATGCAACCCTCTAGAAGAGTCCGGAGAGCCTTCGCACTACTTCAAGTTTGCCGAAGTGTTGTACGGAAAACGGCTGGTCAGAATGAATGATCCGCAGGTCCTACTGGGTAAATGTTCGGACAGGTTCTTTCCTTGTGATGACGACATGAAGTGTTACAAAGGTCCCGGATTTGTTTTTGCGGGGAGACCTGTGCCGTTTTTCCAAGACGACGTCTGGCCGATCATTTCCAACCCTCGATCCGAGAAGTACCGACCTGGCTCGACAGCCCGCAAGTACTCTGACAGATTCAACAAGATCTTTACGGACATTCTGAAATGCCTTCATACGGCTTTCAACGGAGACCCGGCAAAAGTAAAAGAATGTACGGGTATGATGAAGTCATTGACCGTGTGGGCCAAGAAGCTGGTTCGGACACCCCTTGACCCGGAAGGACATCCAAACGACGGGCCCAATGCCGCGCCAACTTTTGAGTTCTTTGAAGACTGAAATGACTGGGCTGATCGCCATATTTGTGTCTCCAATTTGCATTAGTTGACCGTAGcttaaacatttcttttataaTCACTAATAAGTCTTTATGTATTCTGGTATTCTCTTTTGTATATATGAGTTATTAAGTACACTATTATGATACTGTTATTTAGAGAGTCAGATAATCTATAGATGTCCACTTGAGCTACGactcataatacatcagtcataaaggttaaaattatttggcgaaggtatgaggtcgtggaactctagttgcttcTTTCCCTGGGGCCTTCAATTTTGACATATTACAACACTGTATCACAGAGAACATCTTAAACAGCGAATTAGCTTATCACATTTATCTGTACTGtgtgaaaagaagaagaacaaaagaTCACAATTTTACCAGAATCCTCTttaatgtatttacagtatgtagcAAGCTATTCATatatacaacaacaacacacagcTCCCTGTCATGTCATGACTCTCCCCCAAATATCTCGGCTGTGCTGGGAGGCTGTTTTGGCGCCACGCAGGCGGAGACGTAGTTTGTCTCGGGGCGGGAGGGGATGGTGGGGTGGGGGGACTTCTTCGTCTTGAAGTACTCCGACGGGGCGTGGCAGACAAACTCCACACAGTCCATCAGACGGGGGAGCTCTTCCTCTGGACCTGGAAAAAAATATGACACAAGGTAATTAGAGCTGGCAGACTTCATTCCCTTGACAGTAAGCACACTCCTCTGAGTCTTGAAGAACAGAGAAACTGCAGAAACATACACACGCAAATCTCACACACACAGAGCTCTTCCTCTGGACCTGGAAAAAAATATGACACAAGGTAATTAGAGCTGGCAGACTTCATTCCCTCGACAGTAAGCACACTCCTCTGAGTCTTGAAGAACAGAGAAACTgcagaaacatacacacacaaataaagaaacagacaagccaaaaacaatgctTCATTCCCATGTGAGGAGGTAAAATAAACCTTGAGCAAGTGCATTTGATCCATTAACATTTTCCCAAGaggaccactcaagggaccgaTAAACAGGATTCTAGAtatttgtgtcaatggggaaaattttaaGAGAGCACCAAAATGTAGTTACAActtacattggccaggtggccctTAAGTAGAGGTGAtaacttgtacaggtttaactgtagcATAAAAATTTTATACATGCAACTCCTTTCCACAGTAGCCTGATTATAAAACATGCAAGACTGCACAGAATATTGTAAAACTCTGctgttacaggtacatgtattgccGAAAAGTAAATACATACCTACGACATAAAGATCAgaacaatccttccaagaattttTCGGTTAATTTGTTTGAAAACATACATCACAAATTTAAAGTGGTACCAAAAAGACTGACTGGGGATGTATGTAGCAGGGTCAAAGTGGTACTAAGAATACTGACCAAGGATACATGTAGCAGGGTCAAAGTAGTACTAAGAATACTAACCGAGGTTGTATGTAGCAGGGTCAAAGTGGTACTAAAAGCACTAACCGAGGTTGTATGTAGCAGGGTCAAAGTGGTACTAAGAATACTGACCGAGGATGTATGTAGCAGGGTCAAAGTGGTACTAAGAATACTAACCGAGGTTGTATGTAGCAGGGTCAATGTGGTACTAAAAGCACTAACCGAGGTTGTATGTAGCAGGGTCAAAGTGGTACTAAAAACACTAACTAAGGATGTATGTGGCAGGGTCAATATGGTACTAAAAACACTAACCAAGGAAGTGTGTAGCAGGGTCAAAGTGGTACTAAAAACACTAACCAAGGATGCATGTAGCAGGGTCAAAGTGGTACTAAGAATACTAACCGAGGTTGCATGTGGCAGGGTCAAAGTGGTACTAAGAATACTAACCGAGGTTGCATGTAGCAGGGTCAAAGTGGTACTAAAAACACTGACCGAGGTTGTATGTAGCAGGGTCAAAGTGGTACTAACCAAGGAAGTGTGTAGCAGGGTCAAAGTGGTACTAAAAACACTAACCAAGGATGCATGTAGCAGGGTCAAAGTGGTACTAAGAATACTAACTGAGGTTGCATGTGGCAGGGTCAAAGTGGTACTAAGAATACTAACCGAGGTTGCATGTAGCAGGGTCAAAGTGGTACTGAAAACACTAACCAAGGATGTGTGTAGCAGGGTCAAAGTGGTACTAAAAACACTGACCGAGGTTGTATGTAGCAGGGTCAAAGTGGTACTAAGAACACTGACCGAGGTTGCATGTAGCAGGGTCAAAGTGGTACTACGAATACTGACCAAGGATGTATGTAGCAGGGTCAAAGTGGTACTAAGAATACTGACCGAGGATGTATGTGGCAGGGTCAAAGTGGTCCTTCGGGCTGGCCTGGGTGGGTAACAACCATGTGATGACCACACTCTTCTCACAGTACTGGTCCTGCATGAACCCCTTGATCTGTGCGTAGTAGATACCTCCGTCATGGTCCATCAGCGACACAATGTCCCCCATCTGGTAGTAGATaccctgtcaacaacaacaaagaggACTGGAAGTGTAAACAATGGCAAACAtggctgtaaacaacaacacaacggTAAATAACATAatgataaaaccactgcgaacatttctgcatttacagtagtttgtaGTGTTTAATTCTAAAAGCCAACGAGAAAAAATTAGCAAAACTCCACACAATTTTGAAATGGGCTATTTGGTTCAATTTTCCACTGTATCTCACCTTATAGAAGAAGCATTCGCTGGTGACTATAGTGGACACTGCTGCTGGGGCCTTCAGTGGCTGTGGGGGGAACATAATGTAAATTCacatattttcacagggacttaattttgcattaGAAGGGGAAAGGACGTTTTTGCTGTGTTCTAACTTTGTGGTTtccggttgaaacaattctgtagttcgGAATTAACTTACTAGTATAAATTGGAAACACACATTATCTAAACTAAATGCGTGAAAGTTCAGACTTGTTTGTCCCAACCTCCTGTCCTATCCAGACTTGTTTGACCCAACCCCATGTCCATCCAGATGCTTGACCCAACCCCCTGTCCAATCCAGATGTTTGACCCAACCCCCTGTCCAATCCAGATGTTTGACCCAACCTCCTGTCCAATCCAGACTTGTTTGACCCAACCCCCTGTCCAATCCAGACTTGTTTGATCCAACCCCCTGTCCAATCCAGACTTGTTTGACCCAACCCCCTGTCCAATCCAGACTTGTTTGACCCAACCCCATGTCCAATCCAGATTTGAGCAACCCAACCCCCTGTCCAATCCAGATGATTGACCCAACCCCCTGTCCAATCCAGATTTTTGACCCAACCCCCTGTCCAATCCAGACTTGTTTGACCCAACCCCCTGTCCAATCCAGATTTGAGCAACCCAACCCCCTGTCCAATCCAGATGTTTGATCCAACCCCCTGTCTAATCCAGACTTGTTTGATCCAACCCCCTGTCCAATCCAGATTTGAGCAACCCAACCCCCTGTCCAATCCAGATGTTTGATCCAACCCCGTCTAATCCAGACTTGTTTGATCCAACCCCCTGTCCAATCCAGACTTGTTTGACCCAACCCTCTGTCCAATCCAGACTTGTTTGACCCAACCCCCTGTCCAATCCAGACTTGTTTGACCCAACCCCCTGTCCAATCCAGATTTGAGCAACCCAACCCCTTGTCCAATCCAGATGTTTGACCCAACCCCCTGTCCAATCCAGACTTGTTTGACCCAACCCCCTGTCCAAATATTATCCAGATTTGGGCAACCCAACCCCCTGTCCAATCCAGACTTGTTTGACCCAACCCCCTGTCCATCCAGATGTTTGACCCAACCCCCTGTCCAATCCAGATGTTTGACCCAACCCCCTGTCCAATCCAGATGTTTGGACCCAACCCCCTGTATATGTCCAATCCTACACCTTCCACCCCCATCCTCCTTTATTTTTTGGAATAGCCCATAATCCGTAGCTTACTGTAGGttccgtggggaggggggcgactcACGTTCTTCTTGAAGATGATCCTCCTACTCTTGCCCTTGGTGACCGTGCCCTTGCCCGTCTGCTGCAGCGCCTTAGTCTTGGCCGAGCGGACACGCATGGATTTCCTGAGCTGAATCTTCTCGGCCTTGTTGCCGTTCTGGTGCTGTAGAGGCTGTGCGGTGTTGTTGGAGTCGCCGTTATTTTCCTGCTGGGCGGCCGGCGCGGTGCTGAGCTGAAGCTGTTTGAGGGAACAGGAGTTACACAGGACGTCTCCGAGCTCGTTCCGCCGCCACATCGGCGAGTCCGTGGTCTTACATGTTGAGCAGCATGGCCGGACACCCAGAGGCATCGTGTCCCGTCTATAAACAATCCTAGAACGAGAAAATTGACTTCCAGAAGTACAAAATTTTGCGGTTTTTCTTCGCCGAGGAAGTGCCGCGCGCTGCCTGATGGGATTTGGACTGTACCACTCGATTCTGTGGGGAGGAAACGAACCCAGATTATAGAGTTGCAGTTTAGTTGTATTCCGGTAGGTGCGCAGCGACTTTGCTGTAGGGCATCACTGACATGGGGCTCTATGTCACTGACAAGCAATGACTAAGACACCGAGTGAGCCACCAtggctaaataaaacatgaaaagaTAGATACAAAGATGTACACAACACCTTCCCGGTATTCCCTTAAAAATATTTCGActgaaaatgttgtaaaatcaaCGTTCGTGTGCATTTcttcatatactagtacctaATGTATATGTATTCGTTCATGCGAATCTTAATTGACCCCAGCCAGGTGAGAATTCATTGTCAAAGGTGTGCCGCCAAGATTGATCACCGGGGGCGTCAGGGGAAAATTCCATTGTGGCAAAGGTGCGCCAAGTATAGCTACAGAGCTACTCCCGGCTTGACGGTAAGTGACATTGTTCTCAGTCTAGTCCAGTCAAATTTACGAAAATATACCTCAGTTAGAAAAAAGTTTTAGTTTGGGGCATGCGGTTATAGTAGTCTGTGTTGTATCTTGACCTTGATTCATTGTTTTTCATGACATTTGAATTACATTAGTACAATAATCAGTCCTGGGTATTAATTATTGATAATTTTAAAACACTGGCATCGTGCACCACACATGTACTTCTGTCGAAGAAAACACGCTAGCACGCTGTTcaactacctacctacctacctacattgTACCTAGTCCCTCTACCTGGCATGGTCTTTGTGTGTGCGtcagtgtatgtatgtgtgtgtgtgtgtgtggggggggggggggggggggtgatcgGACTCGGCAGAcattaacttctagtttctactacttttctctaaacgttaaatcgcgggcggattcaattacttccaaagtgccaaaattgtcaatctgaaaacgtcttttggaagctgacaccttccaccatctcactggcgagtttatttggtcagatgtagtctctaacgcaagttagaaagcgatttgtcgggaaatggctgatacgaatctgagtttaaatgcgattcacgtgattcgattggtcggggtgtggtGGAAACTTACAAACCGCCGCCAGGTAAATACCAAGTCGGCGCGCCCGGCTCAGTTGAACCCCAAATCCAGCCATGAACCCTGCATGTACATATGCTGTGTACTCGCTCGGTTTTTTTTACGCGCATCTACCCGCCTACATCATGAGTGCCGCGGCCTGAGATAGTAGTTGAGAGACAAAGTAGACaaaaactctttttttcacTAGACTCGCTAGCTACATGTTCACTGCACGGATAGAACTAACTCTGTACGACACAGTCTACCAAATGGGTGGCGTATTATACTGTTGTCATAGTCCAAGCATATTTTGTTTTCGGAGGAGTATAATTTTGTATTTGGAACTTGCAATAAGCTACAGACGGCTGAATTGAGCGGGTCTCCAGCTAACTGGTTTTAAACCATTGACATGGGGAAATTTGGGACTCCTTGGCCTTTTGAGTCTGAAGACGAACGCACGTGTGAACTTTTGACTAGTAACTTGAAGCACGTGTACGGACGATTTAGCGATTAAGATGAGAACATGCCGCAAGGCAGTACTGTGCACGATACTCAAATAAAGGTGCACCGAGCTGCATGGGGATAACCCCTGTGATAGTAGAGGTTGGCCAAATAGATTGAATACTCTGGTAAATTCTATAGTCTAGTTAGAAAATTTTCACTATTTTTTCAACAACCCACTTAGTCTCCGTTGCAGGTCGGTCACCGGGCTTGTTTTCTTTCGTTGGCGTATGCGACATACCGTACCCATGTGCACGTATACGAATGGGCATCCTATATTATAGTATATCATATATCTAGATATCTAGATAGATATCTAGATATATATCTAGATAGATATCTAGATATCTAGATatctagatagatagatagatagatagatagatagatagatagatagatagatagatagatagatagatagatagatagatagatagatagatagatagatagatagatagatagatagatagatagatagatagtctACGTTTACATGGCACGTACTATAAAACCTCCGTATCACAGATAAAAGATGGCAACCACCAAACCTACCATGAACTTCCAATCTGGAGCGGGGCTGAATGGCGAGACAGTGCCCGAGCTCGCAAACGGTGAAGCAAACAGAAACGGCCTAATGCACCATCTGGCGGAAGAGAAACAAACTACACGTAAGTAACTCTAAATGTAGGCTAGGACAGTCACTGCTATTGAGGTCGTTTCTATCAGAC contains these protein-coding regions:
- the LOC136446268 gene encoding uncharacterized protein, with the translated sequence MLQVLLPSTGRGGWPWRLLLCLLVYLAGSDAVPESSSDKQCTDDVEDTPTECLAVPRLHFAGRILADIPTVNNEVHNFNIDKFVFDKDPGFNKMGTGDFRLVNCSVTQVCLTDGSCINDDPIVGQPIIRSEGKIVDQDPENQFQPVIWGLAIGVSGFFKGDLEPRPVQHFHDACGGNLCETDEYQGDADSGVYVSTLENVVWEEEDESTFMSQVRSLRCKRNFNFHVKMTVYNVRLEPENDDFPYGRVIGTIFATVSESPLPFGPYKRMLWGDGRPPLHHVPFYVDKCRKTIVIDFANSIRSDIHGKIVKPTGGKMYLHQFNGTYTRCSGWQRDRKFTKRIKFGGEEWRRKTSGLIEFTLDDDELKTVDDLPFAVVMSNGDIRNQDLCITLLAEREDGLFVSPVDTFAFRKEPHSSWVMKLGTFRFGTPAAGVVLKPRQYYPKDDPTTVTVQECTADANGICALEFMSYDPGKPRKHNQLDGQVYFFSLRAQKSSEIEAAEVKDLTVFVKAYSTHSYIPGSVTWYNDVYPICQQYANLYPIMKPIINLASYDDFTCNLRLLEYALTLPESHPNHMPVSRDLSQAKREMILSWLRDTGGGTRLPPLGTAPHGVKDLKKALQTALELELATIPPYLTAMFSIKDGHNGEVLEVIQNVVLDEMKHLTLVANLLNAIGGEPVLNKSSVVLSYPSPLPGGANPGLTVELARCSKNQIRSVFQAIERPDCEKDFSNIHRSLHKISQRNVHSDDLAQNPEANEILDSCKKLTNRPQTIGAMYIHEILCPLSVLTIKTLGGIFKKGDPKKQMSREHWLSDGGNTPFKVNDFRSAMKAIATIVQEGEGSDPCNPLEESGEPSHYFKFAEVLYGKRLVRMNDPQVLLGKCSDRFFPCDDDMKCYKGPGFVFAGRPVPFFQDDVWPIISNPRSEKYRPGSTARKYSDRFNKIFTDILKCLHTAFNGDPAKVKECTGMMKSLTVWAKKLVRTPLDPEGHPNDGPNAAPTFEFFED
- the LOC136446272 gene encoding GATA zinc finger domain-containing protein 1-like isoform X1, with product MPLGVRPCCSTCKTTDSPMWRRNELGDVLCNSCSLKQLQLSTAPAAQQENNGDSNNTAQPLQHQNGNKAEKIQLRKSMRVRSAKTKALQQTGKGTVTKGKSRRIIFKKNPLKAPAAVSTIVTSECFFYKGIYYQMGDIVSLMDHDGGIYYAQIKGFMQDQYCEKSVVITWLLPTQASPKDHFDPATYILGPEEELPRLMDCVEFVCHAPSEYFKTKKSPHPTIPSRPETNYVSACVAPKQPPSTAEIFGGES
- the LOC136446272 gene encoding GATA zinc finger domain-containing protein 1-like isoform X2; the encoded protein is MPLGVRPCCSTCKTTDSPMWRRNELGDVLCNSCSLKQLQLSTAPAAQQENNGDSNNTAQPLQHQNGNKAEKIQLRKSMRVRSAKTKALQQTGKGTVTKGKSRRIIFKKNPLKAPAAVSTIVTSECFFYKGIYYQMGDIVSLMDHDGGIYYAQIKGFMQDQYCEKSVVITWLLPTQASPKDHFDPATYILGPEEELCVCEICVCMFLQFLCSSRLRGVCLLSRE